AGGCCGAGTACGACCGCGACAAGGTCGATCTGGACACCGCGACCTCGCAGCTGCAGATGGCGCAGGCGCAATACGACGAAGCGACCAACCAGGCCGGCTACGGAACGTTGCGCGCGGCGGTAGCCGGCATCGTCACGACGATCAACGTGGACGTGGGTGACGTCGTCAACACTGGCAAAAGTGCGGTGACGATTGCGAAGGATGGCGATCGCGAAGTGGTGATCGATGTGCCGGAGTCGCGCGTCGACCAGGTGCGCGACGCAAAAGATTTGTACGTGACCCTGTGGGCGAACCCCGGCAAGAAATATCGCGCCAACCTGCGCCGCATCGATCCCGACACCGACCCGACCACGCGCACCTACGACGCGTACGTGACGGTGCTGCAGCCCGACCCCGCGGTGCTGCTCGGCATGACCGCCTACGTGCATGTACCCGAAGCCGCCGCGGGCAGCACCTTCACGCTGCCGTTGACCGCGATCGTCGAGAAGCCGGATGGTCCGCACGTGTGGCTGGTGGACCGGAACGCGTCGACGGTTTCCCTGCACGCGGTGAAGGTGCTGACGATCAGCGGCAACGTCGCGCTGGTCGGTGATGGCTTGCAGAACGGCGACACCGTCGTCACCGCGGGCGCGAACCTGCTGCACGAAGGCCAGGCGGTGCGCCCGGTCGGGACTTACGGCGTGCAGGATCGTTGAGCGATGTCGAACACCAACCTGTCCGCGTGGGCGCTCAAGCACCAGCAGTTCATCCTGTTCTCGATCATCATCCTGCTGATCGGCGGCGTCTATTCGTACACGCACCTGGGCCAGGAAGAAGACCCCGGTTTCACGGTGCGCAGCATGGTCGTGCAGGCGTACTGGCCGGGCGCGACGCTCGAGCAGATGCAGCAACAGGTCACCGACAAGCTTGAGAAGAAGCTGCAGAGCGTCTCCGAAATCGACTACGTCAAGAGCTTCGTCGAGGCTGGCCAGACGCAACTGACCGTCACGCTGCGCGATGACACACCGCCCGAGCAGGTGCCGGAAGTCTGGTACCAGGTGCGCAAGAAGATCGGCGACATCGCGTATTCGCTGCCGCAGGGCGTGCGCGGGCCGTTCTTCAACGATGAGTTCGGCACCACCTTCGGCAACATCTATGCGCTGACCGCCGACGGCTTCAACTACGCGCAGATGAAGGTGTTCGCGGAATCGGCACGCGACGAGTTCCTGCGCGTGCCGAACGTCGACCAGGTGAACCTGGTCGGCACGCAGGACCAGCGCATCTATATCGAATATTCCAACGCGAAGCTGTCGACGCTCGGCATCAATCCCGACCAGATCGTCGCGACGCTGAAAACCGTCAACGGCGTGGAACCCGCCGGCGTAGTCCAGACACGCGACGAACAGATCCAGTTGAACGTCAGTGGCGATTTCGATTCGGTGCAGGGCATCCGCAACATCGGCATCTACGCGAACGGACACATGTTCCGGTTGGGCGACGTCGCCACGGTCAAACGCGGCTACGTCGATCCGCCGCAGCTCAGGATGTTCTTCAACGGCCAACCGGCGATCGGACTCGCGATCAGCATGCGCACCGGTGGTGACGTGCTGCGGCTCGGCAAGGACTTGAACGCCGCCGCCGCGCGCCTCGAAAGCAACTTCCCGGTCGGCGTGAAGCTCAACACCGTGTCCGACCAGCCGAAGGTCGTGAAATCCGCGGTCGGCGAATTTTCCGACAGCCTGTACGAAGCCGTGGGCATCGTGCTGCTGGTGTGCTTCCTTTCGCTCGGCGTGCGCACCGGCTTCGTCGTGGCGCTGTGCATTCCATTCGTGTTGGCGGTGGTGTTCCTGGTCATGTACCTCCTGGGCATCGACCTGCAGCGCATCTCGCTGGGCGCGCTGATCATCGCGCTGGGCCTGCTGGTGGACGACGCGATCATTTCCGTGGAAATGATGGTGCTGAAACTGGAGGAAGGCTGGGACCACGTCCGCGCGGCCACTTTCGCCTACACCGCCACCGCGTTTCCGATGTTGACCGGCACGCTGATCACGGTCGCGGGCTTCCTGCCCGTCGCGATTTCCAAATCCGGTTCGGCGGAATACACGCGCTCGCTGTTCGAAGTGGTCGGCATCGCGCTGGTCGTCTCGTGGTTCGTGGCGGTGCTGGTCACGCCGTATCTCGGCTTCAAGCTGCTGCCGGATTTCAAGCCGAAGCCCGGCGAGAACACGGATGTGTACCAGCGCCCGTTCTACCGTTGGTTCCGCAAGCGCGTGAGCTGGTGCCTTGATCATCGGCTACTGGTGATCGGCGTGACGGTGATCCTGTTCGTGTTGTCGCTCGGGTTGTTCAAGCTGATCCCGCAGCAGTTCTTTCCGTCCTCCGATCGTCCGGAACTGATCGTCGATTTGTGGATGCCGCAGGCGGCGAGCTTCGACGAGATTCAGAAGCAGGCCACGGCGATGCAAAAGGACCTGAAGGATGACTCAGACGTCGTCTCGGTGACCAGCTACGTCGGCGGCGGCAGCCCGCGCTTCTATCTGCCGCTGAACGTGCAGACGCAGAACAACCTTGCCGAACTGGTGGTGATGACCAAGGGCTACAAGCAACGGGAAGGCGTGATGTCGCGGATCCAGGAATTGCTGGACAACGGATTCCCGGCCACGCGCGGCCGCGTCACGCGTCTCGAAAACGGGCCGCCCGTCGGCTATCCCGTGCAGTTCCGCATCAGCGGCGAGGATGAAGTGCAGCTGCGCAACCTCGCCGAGAAGGTAATGGCGATGGCACGCGCCAATCCCGACACCACCGACGTCAACATGGATTGGGGCGAGCGCGTCAAGGTGCTGAAGATCGACATCGACCAGGACAAGGCGCGCGTGCTGGGCGTGAGTTCGAAGAGTGTTTCGCAGGCGCTGCAGGCGTCGTTGAGCGGCTACGACATCACGCAATACCTCGAAGGCACCGACAGCATCGGCGTGTATGCGCGCCTGCAGTCGCCGGAGCGCACCGACCTCAACAACATCAAGGACCTCAAGATCTATACGCAGGGCGGCCACTTCGTGCCGTTGTCGCAAATCGCGCGGCTGCGGCTGGCCAGCGACGACAGCATTCGCTGGCGCCGCAACCGGATTCCCACGATTACCGTGCAGGCCGACGTGCAGAACGGTGCGCAGGGCAACGACGTCGAACACGCACTGTGGTCGCAGCTCGAACCGATGGTGAAGAAGCTGCCGGCCGGCTACCGCATCGAGATGGGCGGTTCGCTGGAGTCGAGCAGCAAATCGCAGAAGGCCATCAAGACGACGATGCCGCTGGTCATCGTGATCGTGCTGTTCCTGCTGATGATCCAGTTGCAGGACATGCGCAGGATGGCGCTGGTACTGCTGACGGCGCCGCTCGGCATCATCGGCGTCACCGCGATCATGCTGCTGTTCCGCATACCATTCGGTTTCGTCGCGCTGCTCGGCACCATCGCGCTGTTCGGCATGATCATCCGCAACTCGGTGATCCTGATCGTGCAGATCGACCATGCACTCGGCGAAGGCGCGACGATGCGCGACGCGATCATCGAATCCACCGTGCATCGTTTCCGGCCGATCCTGCTGACGGCCGCGGCGGCGGTGCTGGCGATGGTGCCGCTGACCCGATCGGTGTTCTGGGGGCCGATGGCGTGGGCGATCATGGGCGGGCTGACGGTCGCGACGCTGCTGACGCTGCTGTTCCTGCCGACCGCGTTCGCGGTGTGGTTCAAGGCCGCGAAGTCCGGAGAAGCCCATGCGAAATGAGCATCGCGCGAACGCCTGGACTCTCCGTGGCTGCATCGCCGCCGGTTTGTTGCTGAGCGCATCGGCCGCGCACGCGATGGATTTCAGCACCGCCGTGCAAAAGGCGCAGGCTTTCGATCCCACCACGCAGGCGGCGAACTACGCGTACCTCGCCGGCGTCGAGAAGGGCAAGCAGGGCACGGCGTTGTATTTCCCGCAGATCAACGCCACCGCCAACTACAACCACCTGCACCTCAATTCGGAATCCACGCTCGACCTGCCGCCGTTCTTTCCGACCGACGTGCTGATCGGCAACTCCAGTGGCTATCTGCACGGATTCGGCGTGACGCTGGTGCAACCGATCTACAACGCTGCCGTGTTCGCAGGCGCGGCGGAATTGAAGGACCAGGCGAAACTGGCCGGGCTGCAAAAGCAGGGCGCCGATGCCAACCTGGTGTTGCGCGTGGCGCAGGCCTACTTTGGCGTGCTGATGGCCGAGGACAACCTCGAACTCACCCGAAAACAGAAGGCGGCGATCGCGCAACAACTCGCGAGCGCGCAGGCGCGCTTCAAGGCCGGCAAGACCAACGTCACCGACGTGCGCGACGCTGAAGCGCGCTACCAGGGCGTGCTTGCGCAGGAAATTGCGGCGGTCAACGGCCTTGCCGTGCAACAGGATCAATTCGCCAGCATCGTCGGCGCGCCGCCGCAGAACCTCGCCAAGGTACCCGACGATTTCAAGCCGGCGCCGCCGCAGCCTGACGATCTGGATACGTGGCTCGCGTGGGGCCGCCAGGACAACCTCAACGTGCAGGGCGCGCGCGTGCAATTGGACGTCGACAACCATGAGGTCGACAAGTACCGGCTGCGCAGCCGGCCGCAATTGAACCTCGTCGCGAGCTATCAGGACATGCGCCAGAGCGGCACACTGCCGATCCTGGTTTCGCCCGACCACAGCCAACAGACCATCGTCGGCTTGCAGCTTTCGGTGCCGCTGTTCGCAGGCGGCAGTTACCAATCGAAATATCGCGAAGCGGTCGCCAACGTCGGGCAGGCGACTTACCAGTTGCAGGCCACGGTTGCGAGCACCGACGTGCAGGTGAAGCAGCAATTCCTCAACGTCGAAATCGGTGCGCAGCAGGTGACTGCGTTGCAGCAGGCGGTCGTCGCGGCGAAGTCGTCGCTGGATGCCACCACGCTGGGCTTGAAGGTCGGCAAGAAAACCACGCTCGACGTGTTGAATGCCCAGCAGCAGTATTTCTCGGCCCAGCAGAATCTCGATGGCGCGCGCTATCAATACCTGGTGGCGCGGCTCAATCTTGCTGCGCTGGTCAATCGGCTCGGCGAAGACGACATTCGCGCGGTCAACGGCTATTTGACCGCGTCGCCATGACGGATGACGGATGAGCATGAAACGCCAGGCAACGATGGTTCGCGCGATGTTCGCATTTGCGGTTTCGTTCCTTGCGATCGCGATGCCGGCGCACGCCGCGCAGCCGGACCCATGGGACGGCCGCTGGCACTACACGATCAGTCCGTACGCGTGGCTGCCCGGCATCGATGCGACGCTGCGGTTCCAGGTCGCCAATTCGACCGTGCTGAGCCAGTCGACCGGCGACATCTGGGACAACCTGGGCGGCGCGTTCGAGCTGATGGGTTCGGCGCGCAAGGGTCGCTGGGGCGTGTACGCCGATTTCGACTGGGTCGACTTCAGCGGCATGGAAGGGCGCGCGACCACGATCGGCAGGACAGGCGTGCCGGTCCAGTTCGCTGATCGCTGGGACATGCAGGGCGCGATGGCCAACGTGGACGGCATCTACACCCTTGGGCACGGACGATCCGGCTACGCCGACCTGCTGTTCGGCGTGCGTTACGTATGGCTGGAAGGTTCGCTCAATTGGGACTTTGCGGTGGGCGAAAACGGCGGTGCCATTGATTTCGCGCGCAGCGGCAGCCGCAGCCGCAACGCACACTTCGTCAACCCGGTGATCGGCGTGCGCGGACGCTGGCTGCCATTCCACGGAAAGTTCTTCATTCCGTATCAGGTTGATTACGGCACCGCCGGTTCGACCTCATCGGCGCAGGCCAGCATCGGCGCCGGACTCGCGTTCGGCTGGGGCGACGTGGCGCTGTCGTGGCGCGAGATCTGGCTGGATCAACACGCCGACGCATCGATCCTGAAACAAGTCACCCTGAGCGGCCCGAGCCTGCGGCTGGCTTGGCACTTTTGATCGGCACTCCGCCTGCTGCGATGGTGAGTTGCATCCGTGGGACGGGAAACGATCCGCTGGTGACCGTGAGCTTGTCCGGCAGGTTTCGTCACGCCGCAAAAACGGGTGCGTCGCCTCCGATCCACGTATCCACGGGCTGCGCCTTCGAATACAGGAATCCCTGGACGTGATGGCAACCGAGATCGTGCAGCAGGTCGCGCTGTGCGGTGGTTTCGACCCCTTCGGCGATCACCTGCATCGACAGTGCGTCGGCCATCGCCAGGATGGCCCGGATGACGGCGACACCGCTGCCGCCGTCGTCCTTGGTCAGGTCGGCGACGAACGACCGGTCGATCTTGAGCATTTGCAACGGATACTGGTGCAGGTAGGACAGCGACGAATACCCGGTGCCGAAATCATCCAGTGAGATGCCTATGCCGGCGTGGCGGAAAATCTGCAGCACGCGCTTGACCGTCGGCGTGTCTTCCAGCAGCGCGCGCTCGGTGACCTCGATGCGGAACCGCGACGCCGGCGCCGCATATTCGGCAAGCAGGCCCAGCAGGCGCTGGTCGAGCCTGGGGTCGCGGAAGTGGCGTGCCGAGAGGTTGATGCTCACGAAGGCGTCGCCGCTGCCGGCCAGCGCGTTGGCATCGCGGCATGCCTGGGTGAAGATCTGCCAATCGATGGCCTCGGACATCCCGGTGTCCTCGGCGACGCCGAGGAATTCGCCCGGCAGCACGATGCCGCGCCGCGGGTGGCGCCAGCGCATCAGCGCTTCGTAACCGATGACCCTGCCGGTATCGAGGTTCACGATCGGCTGGTAATGCGGCACGAACTCGTTGCGCGTCAGGCCGCGGCGCAGGTCGTTTTCGACTTCCAGCAGCGATACCGCTTGCCTGCGCAGGTCTTCGTCGAACACCACGCAACGGTGGCGACCTTCGGCCTTGGCGCGGTACATGGCGGAGTCGGCGTCGCGCAGCAACTCGTCCGGACTCTGGTAGTGGGGCGCGGCCAGTGCGATGCCGACGGAGGTGGAGGTGAATATCTCCTTGGATGCCAGCCAGAACGGCGCATTGAGCGCATGGATGATGCGCGCCGCGACCTGGCTCGCCGTATCCGCATCCGCGACACCCTCCAGCAGCACGCTGAATTCGTCGCCGCCCAGCCGGGCCACCACGTCCATCGGCTTCAGGCAGGCGCGGATGCGCTTGCCGACTTCGAACAACAGGTCGTCACCCACCAGGTGGCCCACCGAATCGTTGATCACCTTGAAGCGGTCGAGATCCATGAACAGCACCGCGAAGCCCGCGGCCGGATCGGCCCGGTAACGCGCCAGCGCGCGTGCCAGCCGCTGCGTCAGCTGGGTGCGGTTGGGCAGGCCCGTCAGCGAATCGTGCAGGGTTTCATGCTTCAGGCGTTGCTCCACGCGCTCGCGCTCGGCGATCTGCGCACGCAGGTCGCGATTCGCCAGCGCCAGCGCGCCGGTGCGTTCGTCCACGTGGCGTTCGAGGTCGGCGTAGGCGTGCCGCAGCGATTCGGCGGCGCGTATCCGCTCCAGCGCGTTCGCGATGTGGTAGGAAACGAAGGTCAGCAATTCCTGGTCGCGTTGCGTATAGCGCCGTTCCGGCGAATAGCTCTGGACGGCCAATACGCCGACCGTGCGTTCCGCGCACACCAGCGGCACGCCCAGCCAGCACTCCGACTCCGGTCCGTGCTGCGCCACTTCGCCCGCGGCGCGCAGCCGCGCGATTTCGGCCGAGTCCGCGAGCAGGGCCTTGCCATGCCGCACCACGTATTCGGTCAGGCCGTTGCCGCCCTTGCGCGGCGGGTGCTCGCCGTCGCGTTCGTCCACCAGGTACGGAAAGGTCAGTTCCGTGCCATCTTCGGATGCCAGCGCAATGTAGAAGTTGCGTGCGTACAGCAGGTCGCCCACGACGTGGTGAACCGTGGCATAGAAGGTCTCCATGCTGTCGGTGGTGCTGGCGATCTCGGCGATGCGGAACAGCGCCGCCTGCAACCGTTCACCCCGCTGGCGCTCCAGCACCTGCTGCTGCAATTCCGCGGTGCGCTCGTTGACGCGGTGTTCGAGCTCCACGTGCGCCAGGCGCCGCTCCAGCGCGGTCTGGATGTGCTGGGCCACGTAGATGAGAAGGGTCTTGTCCTGCTCGGAAAAGTGGTGCGCATCGTCGTAACTCTGGACCACCACGCAACCGGCCACGTCGGTTCCGCGCAGCAGCGGCACCCCCAGCCAGTCCTTGCAGACGGCGCCGACCATGTGGAACGGACCCGCGACGCAGCGGCTCATCGCCTCGGGCGGGCCCATCAGCGGCTTGCCTTGTTCGAGCACGTACCAGGTCGGGCCGTGCAGGATTTCCGCCATCGCCAAGTCGTCGTGCGGATCGGGTATGTTCGGATCGGCGACATCGGCGTAGTACGCAAAGCGCACGCTGCCGCGTGCGGCGTCGTAGAGGGCGATGTAGAAATTCTCCGCATACATCAGCGAACTGA
The genomic region above belongs to Rhodanobacteraceae bacterium and contains:
- a CDS encoding RND efflux system, inner membrane transporter codes for the protein MSNTNLSAWALKHQQFILFSIIILLIGGVYSYTHLGQEEDPGFTVRSMVVQAYWPGATLEQMQQQVTDKLEKKLQSVSEIDYVKSFVEAGQTQLTVTLRDDTPPEQVPEVWYQVRKKIGDIAYSLPQGVRGPFFNDEFGTTFGNIYALTADGFNYAQMKVFAESARDEFLRVPNVDQVNLVGTQDQRIYIEYSNAKLSTLGINPDQIVATLKTVNGVEPAGVVQTRDEQIQLNVSGDFDSVQGIRNIGIYANGHMFRLGDVATVKRGYVDPPQLRMFFNGQPAIGLAISMRTGGDVLRLGKDLNAAAARLESNFPVGVKLNTVSDQPKVVKSAVGEFSDSLYEAVGIVLLVCFLSLGVRTGFVVALCIPFVLAVVFLVMYLLGIDLQRISLGALIIALGLLVDDAIISVEMMVLKLEEGWDHVRAATFAYTATAFPMLTGTLITVAGFLPVAISKSGSAEYTRSLFEVVGIALVVSWFVAVLVTPYLGFKLLPDFKPKPGENTDVYQRPFYRWFRKRVSWCLDHRLLVIGVTVILFVLSLGLFKLIPQQFFPSSDRPELIVDLWMPQAASFDEIQKQATAMQKDLKDDSDVVSVTSYVGGGSPRFYLPLNVQTQNNLAELVVMTKGYKQREGVMSRIQELLDNGFPATRGRVTRLENGPPVGYPVQFRISGEDEVQLRNLAEKVMAMARANPDTTDVNMDWGERVKVLKIDIDQDKARVLGVSSKSVSQALQASLSGYDITQYLEGTDSIGVYARLQSPERTDLNNIKDLKIYTQGGHFVPLSQIARLRLASDDSIRWRRNRIPTITVQADVQNGAQGNDVEHALWSQLEPMVKKLPAGYRIEMGGSLESSSKSQKAIKTTMPLVIVIVLFLLMIQLQDMRRMALVLLTAPLGIIGVTAIMLLFRIPFGFVALLGTIALFGMIIRNSVILIVQIDHALGEGATMRDAIIESTVHRFRPILLTAAAAVLAMVPLTRSVFWGPMAWAIMGGLTVATLLTLLFLPTAFAVWFKAAKSGEAHAK
- a CDS encoding diguanylate cyclase/phosphodiesterase (GGDEF & EAL domains) with PAS/PAC sensor(s), whose amino-acid sequence is MAGNFLPAPASIIASPSLDAISLLEANGKLLAAADLDAVVAAARELLGGLAPGTEIRRCARGIGTPVTAGAFGRQLQISLSRREILLVTAPDDCGPLGLLKAAADLIEARIEALGKQIALAESIEHLGRSERLQRALYAIADQASSAGDDLATMFEKLHGIVSSLMYAENFYIALYDAARGSVRFAYYADVADPNIPDPHDDLAMAEILHGPTWYVLEQGKPLMGPPEAMSRCVAGPFHMVGAVCKDWLGVPLLRGTDVAGCVVVQSYDDAHHFSEQDKTLLIYVAQHIQTALERRLAHVELEHRVNERTAELQQQVLERQRGERLQAALFRIAEIASTTDSMETFYATVHHVVGDLLYARNFYIALASEDGTELTFPYLVDERDGEHPPRKGGNGLTEYVVRHGKALLADSAEIARLRAAGEVAQHGPESECWLGVPLVCAERTVGVLAVQSYSPERRYTQRDQELLTFVSYHIANALERIRAAESLRHAYADLERHVDERTGALALANRDLRAQIAERERVEQRLKHETLHDSLTGLPNRTQLTQRLARALARYRADPAAGFAVLFMDLDRFKVINDSVGHLVGDDLLFEVGKRIRACLKPMDVVARLGGDEFSVLLEGVADADTASQVAARIIHALNAPFWLASKEIFTSTSVGIALAAPHYQSPDELLRDADSAMYRAKAEGRHRCVVFDEDLRRQAVSLLEVENDLRRGLTRNEFVPHYQPIVNLDTGRVIGYEALMRWRHPRRGIVLPGEFLGVAEDTGMSEAIDWQIFTQACRDANALAGSGDAFVSINLSARHFRDPRLDQRLLGLLAEYAAPASRFRIEVTERALLEDTPTVKRVLQIFRHAGIGISLDDFGTGYSSLSYLHQYPLQMLKIDRSFVADLTKDDGGSGVAVIRAILAMADALSMQVIAEGVETTAQRDLLHDLGCHHVQGFLYSKAQPVDTWIGGDAPVFAA
- a CDS encoding Type I secretion outer membrane protein, TolC family, translating into MRNEHRANAWTLRGCIAAGLLLSASAAHAMDFSTAVQKAQAFDPTTQAANYAYLAGVEKGKQGTALYFPQINATANYNHLHLNSESTLDLPPFFPTDVLIGNSSGYLHGFGVTLVQPIYNAAVFAGAAELKDQAKLAGLQKQGADANLVLRVAQAYFGVLMAEDNLELTRKQKAAIAQQLASAQARFKAGKTNVTDVRDAEARYQGVLAQEIAAVNGLAVQQDQFASIVGAPPQNLAKVPDDFKPAPPQPDDLDTWLAWGRQDNLNVQGARVQLDVDNHEVDKYRLRSRPQLNLVASYQDMRQSGTLPILVSPDHSQQTIVGLQLSVPLFAGGSYQSKYREAVANVGQATYQLQATVASTDVQVKQQFLNVEIGAQQVTALQQAVVAAKSSLDATTLGLKVGKKTTLDVLNAQQQYFSAQQNLDGARYQYLVARLNLAALVNRLGEDDIRAVNGYLTASP